A region from the Candidatus Binatota bacterium genome encodes:
- the tsaB gene encoding tRNA (adenosine(37)-N6)-threonylcarbamoyltransferase complex dimerization subunit type 1 TsaB has product MSSRDTGLLLGIDSSGRVPSIALLAPDRDPWLATCEPPVRGEGLADLLRLGLKGISATVADISAVGVSTGPGSWTGVRIGLALAAGLVLPHKLPVTGMSSLRLQLACCDQPAEGDRSPVLATLDAGSGNIYVAAWSGDGGEQLLDYKRCTAEELLVDIRALPAGLRIAGNAALAVLGACSEAGLRVPGLASEVLDPAVALAKAAGRELDSISSTTGDRVTPGQALPTYIGPTGARPNKNRVAAAWSAAPGPAR; this is encoded by the coding sequence GTGAGCTCCCGCGATACAGGCCTGCTGCTCGGCATAGACAGCAGTGGCCGCGTACCGTCGATAGCCCTGCTGGCCCCCGATCGGGATCCCTGGCTTGCAACCTGCGAACCCCCTGTGCGGGGTGAGGGCCTGGCCGACTTACTGCGGCTGGGGCTCAAGGGTATCTCGGCGACGGTGGCTGATATTTCGGCGGTCGGTGTTTCTACCGGCCCTGGTTCATGGACGGGCGTTCGTATTGGCCTGGCGCTGGCAGCCGGCCTTGTCCTGCCCCATAAACTACCGGTGACGGGTATGTCGTCGCTGCGCTTGCAGTTGGCTTGTTGCGACCAGCCAGCCGAAGGCGACAGAAGCCCGGTCCTGGCAACGCTGGACGCGGGTTCGGGGAATATTTACGTGGCCGCCTGGTCGGGTGACGGTGGCGAGCAACTGCTCGATTATAAACGCTGTACGGCCGAAGAATTGCTTGTTGACATTCGGGCGCTGCCCGCCGGGCTGCGGATTGCCGGAAACGCCGCCCTGGCTGTACTCGGGGCCTGTTCGGAGGCGGGGCTGCGGGTGCCTGGACTGGCCAGCGAAGTGCTTGATCCGGCAGTTGCACTTGCCAAGGCAGCGGGGAGAGAGTTAGATTCAATCAGTAGCACGACCGGTGACCGGGTGACCCCGGGGCAGGCGCTGCCCACTTACATAGGACCTACCGGGGCCAGGCCTAACAAGAACCGCGTGGCGGCTGCATGGTCGGCGGCACCGGGGCCAGCGAGATAA